The region attaagttttatattGTGTTCTGGATCTGACACTGTATAGAAaagtttaaatgtttttatagcAAGTTCGTTTACAAATGGAATAACTATGTTTATCAAACAGTTCACTTAAAAGTATTTCTTGGTCAATTTCAGAGaaggaaaatgtaaaattgtCCGTGCGTAAAATTTTCATCTCCGGATCCCTCAATGTAGTCCCCTTTTGAATTCCTTATAACCCAATGACGAATTGGCGGCTTGCATTTTCTGAATGGATAAAATATGCAACTTTCCTAGCTTCTCTGCTCTGCTGTTTTTCCTCCCTGCTCATTGTTGGCTGCCTTCTTTGGTATGCGGCAATTTCACTTTTGGGTCACTACACAAAATATTAATGAGCTGCCCAGAGTAGAACGTTGAACCTGGCCCACGACATTCCCAGGCCCGCGGCCACTTGGTTTTTGGCCATTTAGTTGTGGGTGCCCTTTGCTGCGCACTACTGACGTCATCGGCCCGGGACTTtcattaattgaaaattaccCAAGCGCACCGTGTAAACAGCGCCGGAGCTGTAAGCTAAGCCGGAGCTGAGCTGAGCTGCCTTTACCCGGAATTTCATGCCAGCCAAGCGGAATGAAAGTGAAACTTTGAAGAGTTGTCAATTTTGAAGGTGCCACTGAAAGGGTTGGGGTGGGGCCGAGCGGGCTGGGCCGACGGGAGGGGCCAAAATTGGGGATTGTTTGCCTCGAATGGGCGATGCTTTAAGGTTGGCTTTATCTCTAGAGCGAAAATTTCGCATGACGATTTGGGTCAGCCGGCGAAATGGCCGTTGGTGGGCGAATGGGGGGCATCAGGAGATGGCATGCGAATTAATTGAGCACACTCAGTCGAAGTCGTAAAAACTGGCCTTGCCAACATGCTCAAATCCAATTATTTATCCCCCTTAGCAGCGCCTAAAAATTGTTGCATTAACAAAGGGTAAAACCTTTTCCTTTAAAACCTCTACTACAATTTCCAGATTATTTCAATATTGCATCACACAATGTTTGAAGTGCCGTAgcttaaattgtataaaatgtAAGCGatgaaattacattttcactTTCATTGCGCACGCACAAagttaacaaatattttgagtgGAGACTGTCATTGTTGACTAAGTAATACTCTTCAAGACGTGtcttgtttggttttttttttcgggAGCTGTTTAAATGACAAAACTCTTGTTAATAacataattaaattgaatgtTTATAATGTgtttatatcaaatttttagaggtacctaatttattttaattaaccctttttgcaaataaaaaaagctgATAGTCAATACATGTCATTGATCAAGGCATCAAAGTCGATGGAATTATTtagtttacaatttatttttatgttaataatCTATAAATactttcttaaatattattacttatttattcCTGAGTTCAATTTTCCATATGTACTCAGATTCTTCTTTAAGAATGGCAATTGAAATTACTTAActttaataatttacatttttttaagttatatatatatttttttttactcctGCGTTTGTATTTGTATATGCACTTAGAttcttgtttaaaaatatcaaatttaaatactttatttggACTATTTAGTCGATATGACTTTTCTTAAAAGAGCATTAGAAGACACACTTCATGACATATCGTGACAAGGGCTgtcacatccacatccacatccatctATGTCCACGTGCAGGGCATTTACATATTCCATCAACGGATTTTAAGCTCATGTGGTCTCTTTGGATGTTCGTCTGCGAAATGTCGAGTGGCTTTGCATCTAGATGCGAGtcttgtgttttattttactgGGAAGCATGCAAATCTGCGGCTTAGCTTTCTTTCGGGGCACTTGTCTAATGCGTAAATTACCGGCAAGCGATGGACGATGGAGCGATGAGCCGAGAAGCAGATACGACGTGTGGCAATTTCGAGTGCTGCAAATTAAAGCGACATAATGCCAATGAAACTCTCGTGCGGAGTCTCTGTGCAACTGTCCGTCCAACCGGCGATCGGATTGGCATACAAAACTGCAGATACTTATGCGAGATGCCGGCTGGAGGCACAAACAaacacataaataaaaagcaaaattaAAGTGAAATTTCTTCCACCATACCGCCGCAGTGCCAGCAAActagttaattttctattttacTCCAATTCGAGTGGCGGTTGCTTTCGACCATCGACATCGGTGGCCATCTTAAATGGCGCTCTTGATTAACCGCCCACCCCCTCCAAGAcggtgtgtgcctgtgtgtggtgtgtgggTAACTGCAGTTTGAAATGAAACCGCTGCAACACTTTCTGCTGCACATCTACCCAGAGATTTACCCAGCGCGGAAAGTGTGCCATCATCAGGTGGCGCCTCAAAGGTGCCTTGAATACCTTAACCACTTTACAGCTCATTAACTTGGCTCGGCCTTGCTGGGTACATAATGCATGGCCATGATGTAAGTTGAGCTCAAAGTTTAGAATTCAGTTTGGGCTAAGCTGTTGTAGTGCCACTCTGAGTTGCACAAATTGCAtatagtttaattttaaagttaagaTAAGTAAGAGAGAAGGATTCCATTTAAACACTATCCATCGAAGGTGTAGTGAAGACACAAAGGCTAACATAATAACATAGTCTAAGGGAAAtcatttaaagttaaatataatttaacatttatgcaaatggctaattaaaaaaaataataaaatattgtttatttcCTGAGTGCTATGATCACCGCTTTAGAGGATTTCTTAAAGACAAGAATAATGTTATATGTTATAGAAAATCTGTCCTAAGATTAGTTCTTCTGCTTTTAGTGAACTTGCttgttatttcttttatttaaaattacaaaagaCATTCAAAGCTCTATGCATTTGTGTACTTAAATCACTTTATCAAGTAAACACTTCATATGCTCTAACGCCATAAGGTCACGTGTTCCTCtatttatagctttggggcttatCCCAGTAAGTGACTACCGTATTTTAATTATAGTGTATTAGTAGGTTTAAGCATAGGATTTATTGGGGGGAAGATATACTAACGCTTTCTGGCCCAAGGGCCTGCCTCCGTGCAAAAGGACCTAATCGATgcaaattcaatatttaagaGCTGGCTGATCCATCTATTGGCCTGCTCCCAGTGGCAGGCAAACAGCTAACTGCCGTGGAAGTGTGTTGACAAACAACAACTGCCAATCCGACGGGCTCTGCCGGCGTGAGCGGCGACTGCGGCGCACCTGTCCAGGTGTCTCTGCTGCGCCTGGGATGGCTTGGACGGCCACTTCGCCTCGGACTTCGGCTGCAACCCGGCCAGGTTCGTCGGCGTCGTCGggttgtttatttaaattctaagCTCGGCTACTGTGTGCGCCCCTGAGCGGGCTCCGGGGGGCCTCAGGTGGGTTCGGACCACTTGCAGCGCGCTAAAGCGACAACGACAACGCTGTCGTCGCTGCTGGCCAACGCTGCCGCCGCTCTGCTGGCCGGGAATAAAACTCGATCCGCGTGCGTCTTCTAGCCACAGTTTACCGGTTGCCTTCTGACCGACAGATCGAACACGCCAATCGAGCGCAGTGCACTCAATCAAGTGAAGACACACAGAGTCGCCAGGAAGTGGCAGGATATCGAGACTGCGAGCCAGTGTCAAGTGTTTGTGCAAAATAATTACACGAGGAAATACCCGATCCGGAGCCATGTTCAAGTTTGTGTGCCTGTTTGCGCTGATCGCCTCCACGGCGGCGGCCGCCTCGGAAGCGGACAGCCTGCTGACCAGCGCCCTCAAGATGGTCAAGGACTGCGGCGAGCGCTCGATGGTCCTGTGCATGAAGGTAACGAACCAGAGGGCCCAGTCCCCCAATCGAAACACCCGATCCTAATCCCCAATCAACCCCAAAGGAGCGCGCCCTGCACTACTTCGACACCGAGAACGGCGATGTGCGGCTGACCGAGGGCATTGCCCTGGTCAAGACCGACGAGATCCCGGTGGGCCGGTCCCTCAACGAGATGCAGCTGCCCGAGGAGGTGGAGGCCCGCGAGGCCGAGGTCGACTCCCTGCTGGTGGAGCGAGTGGCGCGCTTCTTCGGCACCCACACCCTGCAGTTCAAGGTGCCCAAGGACTCCATCCAGGACATGCAGCGCGCCCTCGAGGAATGTAAGTATCTGCCTATCCATCTGTCTCTCTATCTGCCAGTCTAGGTAGCCGGTGCCCATCAGATCCCACATAAATTACCGTTCTAGTCGGGCCGGCTCTTTGCCAATTTGGGTTAGTAATGCAGGCGACCAGTTCGGGCAGATGGCTACGCCGCAAATCCTGTTTTCACTGTTAAGTCGCCGCCATATCGAGGTCATCCTGGGAGGCAGCCACATGGCCATGCAGCCATGTGGCCATGCAGTCATGTGGCCATGTACCCATGTACCCATGGAGGCATGCACATAGCGGTGCATTGGCAGCTGGTTATCCAGATAGTCGGCTATTAATTGCACTTTAGTTAGCCAGTTAGCGAGGCTTACTTTCTTTTTGTGCGCAGCGGCTGCAATTTCCGATTTCCAATTTCTAAACGCAGCCACATAGAAAGCGGTCGATCCTGTTCGCTGGCTAATTATCTGTGCTCCAGTTGCTAATGAGCGGCCAGCTCCGCTGCAGCGAAAGTAATGCAAGTCTCAAAGCCCGAATCCAAAAATCCCTTTTGCAGCTCGCGGCAAGAAGAAGGAGAAGAAGAAGTACCTGATGCCCCTGCTGATGCTCTTCAAGCTGAAGATGGCCGCCCTGCTGCCCCTGGCCATCGGCTTCCTGGCCCTGATCTCCTTCAAGGCCCTGGTCATCGGCAAGATCGCTCTGCTGCTGTCCGGCATCATCGGACTGAAGAAGCTGCTGGAGTCCAAAAAGGAGAACTACGAGGTGGTGGCGCACCCGCACTACGAGCACGAGCACAGCTACGGCCGCTCGCTGCCGGCCGACGACTCCCAGGCCCAGCAGCTGGCCTACGCGGCGTATAAGCAATGAGCTAAGGATGCCAAATATTCTGAATGCTGAGGCAACTGATCAGTGCAATACTCGGAGGGCCGTCTAAtttattctatttatttaatttatttgtatagcATAGTTCATGCCAGGCTTACACCATAAGGCGCCATCAAGAGAAACAGAAGGGAAAACCAAGAGATACCCAGAGCCCACAGCAAATAGGTCTAGGAAGTAAGCAGCCAGGGGCTGCCGCCAAGGGGGACACCTGGCGCCGTTTATAATCTAATGTCTAATCTTAAAGTAGCTGCAACTCTCGTATTAATACTCAGAGCTTTACTGTTTAAAACTCTACGCTTAACTCAACTCGACTCTGAACTAAACTGCTAAACTGAACCGCCTAACTCTGAACTGCCGCTAGGCGCAGGAAGGTcccctggccacgcccccacaacacacaaatcaataaaagaaATGCCGCATTTATCTCGAACTTGGTGTCTTGGTCTTTCAATGGGATATCTCTCATACGCAGCGAAATGCTTTCACTCTTTCGCCGGCTAAGGCGAACTGGGCCAGCGATATCAGTTGCATGGGCGACACACAAAATCACGGAGCAAGCTCGCCGGATTTCACTTGGGCCAGCCAGGCGTGAAGCCTCGGAGAGCCTCCTCAGCCCCGATCAGTCGTACAGACACTCACATATATCCAATGTCGCTCCAGAAACTGGCTCGCATCTCCACTTGTCCGCATCTCGGGAAAATCTAATGAAAGTTGCGACCTGCTTTTTGTCTTTTGCATTCGCAGTGCAACACGTACGCCCCAAACAAATTGGGTGTGTGGATGGGAGCGTGGATTCCAGTTCCAGACGGGAGCACGCCCCACCGCTGCAATTTATGGCCAGGCCATTCGGCATATAAATGGCCAAAGCCGACCCAACACAAAGCTCAAAATGGCCAAAAGGTCTGGACGGCCGCGTCCGCGGCCGCCTCGTATGTCTTCTCATCGCCGCTAACTATTTGTAAACAACTGCGGGCAACTGGCCGTGAATTTCAAGTATTGGCGGTGAAAGTGTTTATTAATACAATTTCTTTTTGTCGCTGCGCCTTGCAGTTGGAAATTTATTAACTGTCGGCCATCGCGCGCCTCCTCCCaacaaaacgaaacaaaacttttacaaaattacAAAAGTTTTCGGCGACAACCGCAGAGGTTAAACCGCAAAGCCAAGATCGAAAATTCCTCGAAACTTGTCTGGGTGGAAGGGATGATTTAGGAGCAGTCTGATTTACCTGAAACTTTCTTTGGTAGCTTGTCTGCTCAGTTTGTCAGTGGAATCGGAGAGCTCTAGGAGTCGCCATGGGTCTTTTGGTGCTTATAATTCAAACAGTTTCCGAGGGAGTTATTCAAATTTCCCCACCTTgatgctgttgctattgctgcGAAATCTACTGACGTGCTGGCATCACCAAAACAGAGGTTTAACTTTTAGCGACTCGGCCTAAGAGTATGCCAAGTTTTCCCCCTCTAACGCATGCGGATTATTTAACTAACTTTCTGCACTCTTAAGCCTGGAGAATGACTAACTTAATTGGTTATGTTTTTTACTCTGTTTAAAGAtgttttattactttaataattgtattcaatttaataagttcgttttttcttttctataaCTAAAACTTTTTGAACTCAATCCGTTAAAATTAAGGACGACAATCTGCTATggctaaattaaaatacacACGCAAACTATTTCCCTAACCATTTAAACTTCTTGGTTTCTTTGGAGTAAAAGCTCAGAGCTTTATATTTTTGCTTAAAGATTTTCTTGCTACAAGAAggcattcaaaaattaaacagttatccatgtttttttttttatttttcacggCTTCTATAATCAAAATCcgttttaaaataagaattttaaatggcAAGAATTCCCCTGCGGTCTGTTTTATTATGATGATTTATTGTAATATATAAGTGAATTTGAAGAAAGTTAAGGCAATAGTCTTgtctaatttttaaaaattaaaacaaaataaaacaaaacctattaatatttcaaatataatttggGTCAACCTAGTCTTGTTTTGAATGCAAGTAATtatgttttggtttttcgtACTTTAAATTGACTTAATCTTGTCGAATAATAAAGATCAAAAGGTACCCTTGGTTCCCCCTTTTCCGCTTGTTTGTTTTCCTAATTGTCTCGCGGCAATTTTCAAGTTTTTCTGTGTAAACGATGGAACATTTCTGGTAATTCTCTAAGCGCCTCCGTTTATTTAATGGACTGGCATTAGCCGTGGTAATTGTAGATTTTCCAGGGGTCCGAACGGTGGCGCCTCCGAGTATTTCATAATTTCTGTGGGATAACAATAACCCCTTGCATAAAAGCCGAGATGTGCGAAAAATTGGACACCAGTCGACGCAGCTCTAGCTTTGGGTCGTGTGCACTGACCATGACCGTGCCGGCTTAAATAAGAAGCAGACGAAGACGAAGAGCCGCCACTTGGCGTTGATGTAAAACAATTTCCGTTATTGGGCCATGTGCAAAAAGCAGCGCGTTTACTGAATGGGAGTAGATTTGGCCAAAAGAGCAGTTGAATATTGTATAACAAGCTGTTGCGGATATAAGACCCAGGGGTCAGTTGGCCAGCGGGCTCAGTTAAGATCCGAACACCTGACCAACATGTCGCCACTGGACATTGCGTTGATCCTGGTCAGTTTTCACCAAGTTGTTGGCAGTGACTTTTCCGCCATGAGCTCGGAGTTTAGGCAGTGTGTTCGCGGATCTCAAAAGCCGAAGCTTAGTGAATGTCTGGGACGGTCTGCGCTGAACTTCATCCAGAGACTGGATGAGAGCGACAACATCAGATT is a window of Drosophila biarmipes strain raj3 chromosome 3R, RU_DBia_V1.1, whole genome shotgun sequence DNA encoding:
- the LOC108027062 gene encoding uncharacterized protein LOC108027062, with protein sequence MFKFVCLFALIASTAAAASEADSLLTSALKMVKDCGERSMVLCMKERALHYFDTENGDVRLTEGIALVKTDEIPVGRSLNEMQLPEEVEAREAEVDSLLVERVARFFGTHTLQFKVPKDSIQDMQRALEESRGKKKEKKKYLMPLLMLFKLKMAALLPLAIGFLALISFKALVIGKIALLLSGIIGLKKLLESKKENYEVVAHPHYEHEHSYGRSLPADDSQAQQLAYAAYKQ